One genomic window of Wolbachia endosymbiont (group B) of Eucosma cana includes the following:
- the sdhA gene encoding succinate dehydrogenase flavoprotein subunit, which yields MDKSAYEIIEHEYDVVIVGAGGAGLRATLGMAATNFSVACISKIFPTRSHTVAAQGGISAALSNIAEDDWRWHAYDTIKGSDWLGDQDAIEYMCKNAAKAVIELENFGVPFSRTEDGKIYQRAFGGMTTHFGKGKSAQRTCAAADKTGHAILHTLYQQCLKFNAEFFVEYFVIDLIMDKGTCCGVIAWSLCDGTLHRFRAHSVVIATGGYGRVYFSATSAHTCTGDGNGMVVRAGLPLEDMEFVQFHPTGIYGSGCLMTEGCRGEGGYLVNSQGEKFMERYAPKAKDLASRDVVSRAMTIEIREGRGVGPKKDHMYLNISHLDPEVIKLRLPGISETAKTFAGVDVTKDPIPVIPTVHYNMGGIPTNYHGEVITLQKGKEEVVEGLFAIGEAACVSVHGANRLGSNSLLDLVVFGRAAALRAKEKLKPDTPHKKLHSDCTDLIVDRFNKMRFASGEFKVAKIRSEMQNTMQKYASVFRVAEVLEEGKKAIKEVAKMMPNIAVEDRSMIWNSDLVEALELANMIPQAVITMECAANREESRGAHAREDFPERDDKNWMKHTIAWLKEEKSQVSVEIDYKKVAEKTLSDEIDFIAPEKRIY from the coding sequence ATGGATAAGTCAGCGTATGAAATCATAGAGCATGAGTATGATGTGGTGATAGTGGGTGCAGGTGGAGCAGGGCTTAGAGCAACACTTGGAATGGCTGCAACTAATTTTTCAGTTGCCTGTATTTCTAAGATTTTCCCTACACGGAGTCATACAGTTGCAGCACAAGGCGGAATTAGTGCGGCCTTGAGCAACATTGCTGAAGATGATTGGCGCTGGCATGCGTATGACACAATAAAAGGTTCAGACTGGCTTGGCGATCAAGATGCAATAGAGTATATGTGTAAAAATGCTGCCAAAGCTGTGATTGAACTTGAAAATTTTGGTGTACCCTTTTCTCGTACGGAAGATGGAAAAATATATCAGCGTGCCTTTGGTGGAATGACAACTCACTTTGGTAAAGGAAAATCGGCTCAGCGTACTTGTGCAGCAGCAGATAAAACTGGGCATGCAATTCTTCATACTCTATATCAGCAATGTCTTAAATTTAACGCTGAATTTTTTGTCGAATATTTTGTAATCGATTTGATTATGGACAAAGGGACATGCTGTGGGGTGATAGCTTGGTCGCTGTGTGATGGTACGTTGCATAGATTTCGTGCACATTCTGTGGTAATAGCAACAGGTGGTTATGGACGTGTTTATTTCTCTGCAACAAGTGCACACACCTGCACAGGTGATGGTAATGGCATGGTGGTGAGAGCTGGGTTGCCACTTGAAGATATGGAATTTGTGCAATTTCATCCAACAGGAATATATGGCTCAGGGTGCTTGATGACGGAAGGATGCCGCGGTGAAGGTGGGTACCTCGTTAATTCTCAGGGTGAGAAGTTTATGGAACGTTATGCGCCAAAGGCAAAAGATTTGGCTTCTCGTGATGTAGTAAGTCGAGCAATGACAATTGAAATTAGAGAGGGAAGGGGAGTTGGGCCAAAGAAAGATCACATGTACTTGAATATATCGCATCTTGATCCGGAAGTGATCAAACTCAGATTGCCAGGTATTAGTGAAACAGCAAAAACCTTTGCAGGAGTTGATGTTACTAAAGATCCGATACCTGTTATTCCAACTGTTCACTACAACATGGGCGGTATTCCAACCAACTATCATGGGGAAGTGATCACGTTGCAAAAAGGTAAAGAAGAAGTGGTAGAAGGATTATTTGCAATAGGAGAGGCAGCATGTGTTTCTGTACATGGTGCAAATCGACTAGGTTCCAACTCGCTTCTTGATCTTGTGGTTTTTGGTAGAGCTGCCGCGCTTAGGGCAAAAGAAAAATTGAAACCTGATACACCACATAAAAAATTGCATTCAGACTGCACAGACTTGATAGTAGATAGATTTAATAAAATGAGATTTGCTTCCGGAGAGTTCAAAGTAGCAAAAATACGAAGTGAAATGCAGAACACTATGCAGAAATATGCATCGGTATTCCGTGTTGCTGAAGTTTTAGAGGAAGGTAAAAAAGCTATAAAAGAAGTAGCAAAAATGATGCCTAACATTGCAGTTGAAGATCGTAGTATGATATGGAATAGTGATTTGGTTGAAGCTCTGGAGCTTGCCAATATGATTCCACAAGCAGTTATTACCATGGAATGCGCAGCTAATCGCGAGGAAAGCAGGGGTGCTCATGCTCGTGAAGATTTCCCTGAACGTGATGATAAAAACTGGATGAAGCATACTATAGCATGGCTTAAAGAAGAGAAAAGCCAAGTTAGTGTAGAAATTGACTATAAAAAAGTTGCTGAAAAAACTCTGAGCGATGAGATTGATTTCATCGCCCCGGAAAAGAGAATTTATTAG
- a CDS encoding zinc-ribbon domain-containing protein has protein sequence MKIQCHNCTKTYLVSRGQIGESGRKVKCTNCNHMWHEYLKEMSSELCPAGIQEKKANWRQSLTLAFATVAGLCVIIVGGIFPGEVSKIYKAVSAYKDSISHKLGYKKVQTENSSARELVVNEFYQDYLFLSNFRSN, from the coding sequence ATGAAAATACAATGTCATAATTGTACTAAAACTTACTTAGTATCTCGTGGGCAAATAGGTGAATCTGGAAGAAAAGTGAAATGTACAAACTGCAATCACATGTGGCATGAGTATCTAAAAGAAATGTCAAGTGAATTGTGCCCTGCTGGTATACAAGAAAAAAAAGCTAACTGGAGGCAAAGTTTAACTCTAGCTTTTGCAACAGTTGCAGGGTTATGCGTTATAATTGTTGGTGGTATCTTTCCAGGAGAGGTAAGTAAGATATATAAAGCAGTTAGTGCATATAAAGATTCAATAAGCCATAAATTAGGATACAAAAAAGTGCAAACGGAAAATTCAAGTGCGAGAGAACTTGTTGTAAATGAGTTTTATCAAGATTACCTTTTTCTATCTAATTTTAGATCTAATTAA
- the dapD gene encoding 2,3,4,5-tetrahydropyridine-2,6-dicarboxylate N-succinyltransferase, producing the protein MYIINEKFATKKLQDEIENIWKDKEKLNDYNLKHEARVIIKEVIELLDSGKIRVAEKLSSGEWIVHKWIKQAILLHFLTEESKIIDNTNCWFDKISSKFSEWNEEKFYQSKIRAVPGCFVRQSAYIGKNVVLMPSFINVGAYIDSGTMIDTWSTIGSCAQIGKNCHISGGVGIGGVLEPIQASPVIIEDNCFIGARSEVAEGVIIREGSVLGMGVFIGASTRIVDRETGEIFYGEVPPYSVVVPGSTPSKNNISTYCAVIVKKVDEKTRSKTSINEILRT; encoded by the coding sequence ATGTATATAATAAATGAAAAATTTGCAACTAAAAAATTACAAGATGAGATAGAAAATATTTGGAAAGATAAAGAAAAACTTAACGACTATAATCTAAAACACGAAGCAAGAGTAATAATCAAAGAAGTAATTGAGTTACTTGATAGTGGTAAAATTAGAGTAGCAGAAAAGTTATCAAGTGGAGAATGGATAGTACATAAGTGGATCAAGCAGGCAATATTATTACACTTTCTCACTGAAGAAAGCAAAATAATAGACAATACCAATTGCTGGTTTGACAAGATCAGCAGCAAGTTTAGTGAATGGAATGAGGAGAAATTTTACCAGTCAAAAATTAGAGCAGTCCCTGGGTGTTTTGTCCGCCAATCTGCTTACATAGGTAAAAATGTTGTTCTAATGCCAAGCTTTATCAACGTTGGTGCATACATTGATTCTGGTACAATGATAGACACCTGGTCAACAATCGGTAGTTGTGCACAAATAGGAAAAAACTGCCATATTTCCGGTGGAGTGGGAATAGGTGGAGTTCTTGAGCCCATTCAAGCTTCTCCAGTCATTATAGAAGATAATTGCTTCATTGGAGCGCGTAGTGAGGTAGCCGAAGGTGTTATAATAAGAGAAGGATCAGTCCTTGGCATGGGTGTGTTTATTGGGGCATCAACAAGAATTGTTGATAGAGAAACAGGAGAAATATTTTACGGTGAGGTGCCACCTTATTCCGTAGTTGTACCAGGATCTACTCCATCTAAAAATAATATCTCAACCTATTGTGCAGTTATAGTAAAAAAAGTAGATGAAAAAACGAGATCAAAAACCTCTATAAATGAAATATTGAGAACCTAA
- a CDS encoding DUF2610 domain-containing protein yields the protein MAESIKKFTVQCDFKGQNSPFAIYIGNPKGDTHPIHHQDSWLAKERGGNIPSKVKESLQKLYKLSQENGVSFSELCAYAITVVSNNDKKNNGK from the coding sequence ATGGCTGAGTCTATAAAAAAATTTACTGTACAGTGTGATTTCAAAGGGCAAAATTCGCCTTTTGCAATATACATAGGAAATCCAAAGGGTGATACTCATCCAATTCATCATCAAGATTCCTGGCTTGCAAAGGAGCGTGGAGGAAACATACCTAGTAAAGTCAAAGAAAGTTTGCAAAAATTATATAAGTTATCTCAAGAAAATGGAGTCTCTTTCTCAGAGCTATGTGCATATGCCATTACTGTAGTTAGCAATAATGATAAAAAAAATAACGGCAAGTAG
- a CDS encoding class I SAM-dependent methyltransferase, with product MLTYIHELIDKSQGSISISDFMNAALYHKEYGYYMNKLPLGKDGDFITAPEISQLFGETIAVWIMHTWEKLGKPLKFSLVELGPGKGTLIHDVIRVTKKYSCFFNSTTIHLVEISPTLQKIQKEKLKGLDINWHTDVNNLPNHPTIFLANEFFDALPIDQFVYRDGQWYENRVTKQDNGSLSLLLQCSVPITGKGKLFNGAVVEVCLAGIEILKKLENKIVNNGGAALIIDYGYIYPSYKSTLQSIRQHKYTNFLKNVGNSDITALVNFQALKDSLKHVDCETLTQREFLYLFGIKERAQALMKNASNEQKHRIFSEFLRLTENMGTLFKAMLIHHL from the coding sequence ATGCTCACTTATATACACGAATTAATTGATAAAAGCCAAGGATCAATATCCATCAGCGATTTTATGAATGCTGCTCTATATCATAAAGAGTACGGCTATTATATGAATAAATTACCACTTGGCAAAGATGGTGATTTCATTACTGCACCTGAAATCAGTCAGCTATTTGGTGAAACAATTGCAGTGTGGATAATGCATACATGGGAAAAATTAGGAAAGCCATTAAAATTTTCTCTAGTTGAACTTGGGCCAGGTAAAGGAACACTCATTCATGATGTAATAAGAGTCACTAAAAAATACAGCTGTTTTTTTAACTCAACGACCATTCATCTAGTGGAAATAAGTCCTACTTTGCAAAAGATACAAAAGGAAAAATTAAAGGGATTAGATATTAACTGGCACACAGATGTTAACAACTTACCAAATCATCCAACTATTTTTTTGGCAAATGAGTTTTTTGACGCCCTTCCAATTGATCAGTTCGTTTATCGTGATGGACAGTGGTATGAAAACAGAGTGACAAAGCAGGATAATGGTAGTCTTTCGTTGTTACTTCAGTGCTCAGTGCCAATTACTGGAAAAGGAAAACTTTTTAATGGTGCAGTAGTGGAAGTATGCCTAGCCGGAATCGAAATATTAAAGAAACTTGAGAATAAGATAGTCAATAATGGGGGAGCTGCCCTGATTATAGATTATGGCTATATATATCCTTCATACAAAAGCACTTTACAATCAATAAGACAGCATAAGTATACTAATTTTCTTAAAAATGTCGGTAATAGTGACATCACTGCACTTGTGAACTTTCAAGCACTAAAAGATTCATTAAAACATGTAGACTGCGAGACTTTAACTCAAAGAGAATTTTTATACCTTTTTGGTATAAAGGAAAGAGCACAAGCTTTAATGAAAAATGCAAGTAATGAACAGAAGCATAGGATCTTCAGTGAATTTTTAAGGTTAACTGAAAATATGGGTACTCTCTTTAAGGCAATGCTGATCCACCATTTGTAG
- a CDS encoding superoxide dismutase has product MSFTLPELPYDKAALEPYISANTLNFHYDKHHKGYLNKLNELVENTDYQHMEIEELVTKVHGNNNTVPIFNNAAQVWNHTFYWNSMKKNGGGKPKDDGLLAKKIQDDIGGFDKFCEEFSNYGVSQFGSGWVWLVLEKGKLKITKTPNADLPLIYGQVPLLTMDVWEHAYYLDCQNRRIDYIKVFLDHLINWDFVEENLKKNI; this is encoded by the coding sequence ATGAGTTTTACTTTACCTGAGCTGCCATATGATAAAGCAGCTTTAGAACCTTACATATCTGCAAATACATTGAATTTTCATTATGACAAGCACCATAAGGGATATTTAAATAAACTCAACGAACTGGTTGAAAACACAGATTATCAACATATGGAAATTGAGGAATTAGTAACGAAAGTTCATGGAAATAATAATACAGTTCCTATTTTTAACAATGCAGCACAAGTTTGGAATCACACTTTTTATTGGAATTCAATGAAAAAAAATGGTGGTGGTAAACCTAAAGATGATGGTCTTCTAGCAAAAAAAATTCAAGATGATATTGGTGGCTTTGACAAATTTTGTGAAGAATTTTCAAATTATGGAGTAAGCCAATTTGGTAGTGGATGGGTGTGGTTAGTGCTTGAAAAAGGAAAACTCAAAATCACTAAAACTCCAAATGCGGATCTACCGCTAATTTATGGCCAAGTGCCACTACTTACTATGGATGTATGGGAGCATGCATACTATTTGGATTGCCAAAATCGCAGAATTGACTACATAAAAGTTTTTCTTGATCATTTGATCAATTGGGATTTTGTAGAAGAGAATTTAAAGAAGAATATATAA
- a CDS encoding M16 family metallopeptidase has protein sequence MNIPQVTKLDNGLRIITERVHEVDSVALNIRVGVGSRAESASQNGISHFLEHMAFKGTKTRTAFEIAKAFDDIGGAFNACTGRESTSYYAKVLKKDIKTGIDILIDILMNSTFPEDELEREKGVVIQEIFQTNDSPSDIIFDKYFEAAYKDQPFGRSILGTQDTVKSFTREDLNNYINEHYFGGNMIFAAAGNVEHEEVVQLIKDFLSKIHSKELKKSENAGYTSGEYREHRKLDQVHLLIGLPSVSRDDNRYHTFKVLDAILGSGMSSRLFQEVREKQGLAYSIYSFNSSYADTGMLSIFAGTDSSNLDKLLKSITTELKKLSTDNLKEEEVNRVKERVKSQILMSRESVSSRAETLGHYYGNYNKYISKNELIEKISAVTIYDIKKAAEELLSQHEKITLAAIGEINSLPSYDKVVSMLSVL, from the coding sequence ATGAATATACCACAAGTAACAAAACTAGATAATGGTCTGCGCATAATAACTGAGCGAGTGCATGAAGTTGATTCCGTAGCTTTAAATATACGAGTTGGTGTTGGCAGTAGAGCTGAAAGTGCAAGTCAAAATGGAATATCTCATTTCCTAGAGCACATGGCTTTCAAAGGAACAAAGACAAGAACTGCTTTTGAAATTGCAAAAGCTTTTGACGACATAGGTGGAGCTTTCAATGCTTGCACCGGTAGAGAAAGTACAAGTTATTACGCAAAGGTTCTTAAAAAAGATATAAAGACTGGCATTGATATATTAATAGATATATTAATGAATTCTACATTTCCAGAGGATGAATTGGAACGCGAAAAGGGTGTTGTAATACAAGAGATTTTTCAAACTAATGATTCACCGAGCGATATCATTTTTGATAAGTATTTTGAAGCAGCTTATAAAGATCAACCATTTGGTAGATCAATCCTGGGCACGCAAGATACTGTCAAATCTTTTACTCGAGAAGATCTGAATAACTACATAAATGAGCATTACTTTGGCGGAAATATGATATTTGCTGCTGCAGGAAATGTTGAGCATGAGGAAGTTGTTCAATTAATCAAAGACTTTCTCTCAAAGATTCATTCAAAAGAGCTGAAAAAAAGCGAGAATGCAGGTTATACCAGTGGTGAGTATCGAGAGCATCGTAAATTAGATCAAGTACATTTATTAATTGGTCTACCTAGTGTTTCTCGTGATGATAATAGATATCACACATTCAAAGTTCTTGATGCCATACTGGGAAGTGGCATGTCATCACGCCTGTTTCAGGAAGTAAGAGAAAAGCAGGGTCTTGCTTACTCCATTTACTCATTCAACTCTAGTTATGCTGATACAGGAATGCTCTCCATTTTTGCCGGTACAGATAGTAGTAATCTAGATAAGCTTTTAAAATCCATAACGACAGAGCTAAAGAAATTGTCCACAGACAATCTGAAGGAAGAAGAAGTAAATAGAGTAAAAGAGCGAGTAAAATCCCAAATTTTAATGTCACGCGAAAGTGTTAGCTCGCGTGCTGAAACGTTAGGACACTACTACGGCAACTATAATAAATACATCAGTAAAAACGAATTAATAGAAAAAATTAGTGCTGTTACTATTTACGATATAAAAAAAGCAGCAGAAGAATTGCTATCTCAGCATGAAAAAATTACTTTAGCTGCGATTGGAGAAATTAATTCACTGCCAAGTTACGATAAAGTGGTTTCTATGCTTAGTGTACTTTAG
- a CDS encoding IS630 family transposase (programmed frameshift) — protein sequence MALRSKLLDEEVVKSAKEMLKKVRNNAYVSKKLNAVIAAKKYSITSVAKIYCISRKALTSWIKLLKFGREEKLFAPRSRRRKTKLNQAQLQQIEAWIEENPNITIKEMRIRIQEKFDLNISKSTVHRHMQKMKFSYITPRPVHNVQDKSKQEEFKKNLNEVIGKYPEKELFFFDESRFGTHSKVGHGWFKKGTRTRVKIKLGRHNFYLYSAVNPKNGESFSLFAPNVNTDCMNIFLEQMLQYLGTREAVLVMDCASWHKSKNLKVPKNIEIIYLPPYSPELNPVERLWLYIKQNILRNKIYSTIALLESTLCKFLTSLATSTIKQLCSVSYLTPQQ from the exons ATGGCACTCAGATCAAAATTATTGGATGAAGAAGTAGTAAAATCAGCAAAAGAGATGCTGAAGAAAGTAAGGAATAATGCATATGTTTCAAAAAAACTAAACGCTGTAATTGCAGCAAAAAAGTACAGTATAACGTCTGTAGCAAAAATATATTGCATTTCAAGAAAGGCACTAACTTCGTGGATAAAACTCTTGAAATTTGGCAGAGAAGAAAAACTGTTTGCTCCTCGATCACGCCGAAGAAAAACTAAATTAAATCAGGCTCAACTACAGCAAATTGAAGCATGGATAGAAGAAAACCCTAATATTACCATTAAAGAAATGAGAATAAGAATACAGGAAAAGTTCGACTTAAATATTAGCAAATCTACAGTACACCGCCATATGCAAAAGATGAAATTTTCATATATTACACCAAGACCAGTACACAACGTACAAGATAAAAGTAAACAAGAGGAATTC AAAAAAAATCTCAATGAAGTTATTGGAAAGTATCCTGAAAAAGAGCTATTTTTCTTTGATGAATCAAGGTTTGGCACACATTCGAAAGTTGGGCATGGATGGTTTAAAAAAGGTACTAGAACTCGGGTTAAAATAAAGTTAGGTAGGCATAATTTTTATCTCTACAGTGCAGTTAATCCTAAAAATGGAGAGAGTTTTAGCTTATTTGCACCAAATGTTAACACTGATTGCATGAATATATTTCTTGAGCAAATGTTGCAATATCTAGGGACAAGAGAAGCTGTTCTTGTTATGGACTGTGCTAGTTGGCATAAGTCAAAAAATTTAAAGGTACCTAAAAACATTGAGATTATATACCTACCTCCATATTCACCTGAACTTAATCCTGTTGAGAGGCTTTGGTTATATATAAAACAGAACATTTTGCGCAATAAAATATACAGTACTATTGCTTTGCTTGAGAGCACTTTATGCAAATTTCTTACCTCTCTTGCTACTTCTACAATTAAACAACTCTGCTCTGTTTCCTATTTGACTCCACAACAATGA
- the nuoE gene encoding NADH-quinone oxidoreductase subunit NuoE, with protein MKEKEEQFSFTLDNLRKAKKSIEMYPKGREGSAVMPLLYLVQEQCGWVPESAMRYVADMLHIPHIRVYEVANFYTMYNLKPVGKYLIQICRTTPCWLCNSEEVLNTFKKKLGINIGETTKDNLFTLKEVECLGACVNAPVVQINNDFYENLTPEKVENIIAELSSK; from the coding sequence ATGAAAGAGAAAGAAGAGCAGTTTAGTTTTACATTAGATAACCTTAGGAAAGCGAAAAAGTCTATAGAGATGTATCCTAAAGGTAGAGAAGGTAGCGCTGTCATGCCTTTACTATATCTCGTACAAGAACAATGCGGATGGGTTCCTGAATCTGCTATGCGTTACGTTGCTGACATGCTTCATATTCCACATATTCGTGTATATGAAGTGGCAAATTTTTACACCATGTATAATTTAAAACCAGTAGGTAAATATCTCATACAAATTTGTAGAACAACTCCTTGCTGGTTGTGCAATAGTGAAGAAGTGTTAAATACCTTTAAAAAGAAACTAGGAATCAATATCGGTGAAACCACTAAAGATAATCTATTTACTTTAAAGGAAGTTGAATGTCTTGGTGCATGTGTTAATGCCCCTGTTGTACAGATCAATAACGATTTTTATGAAAACCTCACTCCTGAAAAAGTGGAAAATATCATAGCAGAACTTTCAAGTAAATAG
- a CDS encoding IS3-like element ISWpi17 family transposase (programmed frameshift): MATKKYEPELKAKIALEAIKNQKSTAEICSEYKIPSTNLYDWRDRVLARLKDLFVEESESARKQRILAQEIESLHKVIGELTVENSYLKKKFTEISKKDRVRFIEKDSDLSIRKQADLLGICRSSLYYRPIINNESEVANLIQEVYLASDCRYGYRKITAEIIASGVVVNHKKILRIMKKMKISGLYCRKRCNTSIKEKKHKIYPYLLKDLIICRVNQVWATDITYIMVEGKFIYFVAIMDLYSRYIIAHSLSPYLDAGFCLYTLKEALKQGKPEIFNSDQGVQFTSYNFIMELERANIKISMDHKGRCFDNIFVERLWRTLKQEAIYYYRPNSIRDLNLIINDFVAWYNYRRRHQTLHYKVPADLYYHKQ, translated from the exons ATGGCAACAAAAAAATATGAACCAGAGTTAAAAGCAAAGATAGCTTTGGAAGCAATAAAAAATCAAAAAAGCACAGCTGAGATATGTAGTGAATATAAAATACCATCAACAAATCTATATGATTGGCGTGATAGAGTATTGGCAAGGTTAAAAGACCTATTTGTTGAAGAAAGTGAAAGTGCGAGAAAACAAAGAATCTTAGCGCAAGAAATAGAAAGTTTACATAAAGTAATAGGAGAATTGACAGTGGAAAATAGCTATTTGAAAAAAAAAT TTACTGAAATAAGCAAAAAAGATAGAGTAAGGTTTATAGAAAAAGATTCTGATCTGTCAATTAGGAAACAGGCTGATTTATTGGGGATTTGCAGATCTAGCCTATATTATAGGCCTATAATTAATAACGAAAGTGAAGTAGCAAATTTGATTCAAGAAGTATATTTGGCTTCTGATTGCCGTTATGGATATCGTAAAATTACTGCTGAAATCATAGCGAGTGGAGTAGTAGTCAATCACAAAAAAATCTTAAGAATTATGAAAAAAATGAAGATTAGTGGGCTGTATTGTAGAAAAAGATGTAATACAAGTATTAAAGAAAAAAAGCATAAAATATATCCTTATTTACTCAAAGATTTGATTATTTGTAGAGTTAATCAGGTATGGGCTACTGATATAACATATATTATGGTAGAAGGTAAGTTTATCTATTTTGTGGCAATAATGGACTTGTATAGTCGCTATATTATTGCTCATTCATTATCACCATATCTCGATGCTGGATTTTGCCTTTATACTCTCAAAGAAGCTCTAAAACAAGGTAAACCTGAGATTTTTAATAGTGATCAGGGGGTGCAGTTTACTAGCTACAACTTTATTATGGAATTAGAGCGTGCTAATATTAAAATCAGTATGGACCATAAAGGACGTTGCTTCGACAATATATTTGTTGAGCGCTTATGGAGAACTTTAAAGCAAGAAGCTATATATTATTATAGACCAAATAGTATCAGAGATTTAAATCTTATAATAAATGATTTTGTTGCTTGGTATAACTATAGAAGGCGACATCAGACTCTACATTATAAAGTTCCTGCTGATCTTTATTATCATAAACAGTAA
- a CDS encoding response regulator transcription factor — MRILLIEDDQVSAKTVVNALTSDGHFCDVVTSAQDYNNNMVSSGGDYYDLVILDIHLPGDIDGYDILLRLRSAKIKVPVLILSCISAANHKAKGLGYGADDYLTKPFHKSELLARIKAIVRRTKGHPESVIKIGNMNINFDHRIVEVKGKTVHLTNKEYSMIELLALRKGAVLTKEMFLNHLYNGLDEPSDNKIVDVFMCKLRKKLESANDGISHIETVWGRGYVLKEYVDDEEYSSANISESSSDYQAEQVKDSA, encoded by the coding sequence ATGCGTATATTATTAATTGAAGATGATCAAGTAAGTGCAAAGACTGTAGTTAATGCCTTAACTTCTGATGGACATTTTTGCGACGTTGTTACTTCTGCACAAGATTATAACAATAATATGGTTTCCTCGGGTGGAGACTATTACGATCTAGTTATTCTAGATATACACCTGCCTGGTGATATTGATGGATATGATATACTGTTAAGATTAAGAAGTGCAAAAATCAAAGTTCCTGTTTTAATACTTTCGTGTATCTCCGCTGCCAACCATAAAGCTAAAGGACTTGGGTATGGTGCCGACGATTACTTAACCAAGCCATTTCACAAGAGCGAATTATTAGCTCGAATTAAGGCCATAGTCCGACGTACTAAAGGTCATCCCGAATCAGTGATAAAGATTGGTAATATGAATATCAATTTTGATCACAGGATTGTTGAGGTAAAAGGCAAAACAGTTCACCTTACTAACAAAGAGTATTCCATGATAGAATTGCTGGCATTGCGTAAAGGAGCAGTGTTGACAAAAGAAATGTTTTTAAACCATCTTTACAATGGCTTGGACGAACCTTCAGACAACAAAATAGTTGATGTTTTTATGTGTAAATTACGTAAAAAACTTGAAAGTGCAAATGATGGAATAAGCCACATAGAAACCGTTTGGGGTAGAGGATATGTCCTAAAAGAGTATGTTGACGATGAAGAATACTCTAGTGCTAATATAAGCGAAAGCAGTAGTGACTATCAAGCAGAACAAGTGAAGGACAGCGCATGA